Proteins from one Gimesia maris genomic window:
- a CDS encoding ABC transporter ATP-binding protein encodes MKLAAQVIDLTKFYDLGSVVVKALRGVSTDFPEGDFVAIMGSSGSGKSTMLNLLGALDRPTSGQYILGGRDVSTLDDDELSEMRNDMIGFIFQSFNLITQYTVLENIEVPLLYRAGYPAIGRVEREWCMELARMVGLGDRMDHRPFQLSGGQQQRVSIARALVNDPQIILADEPTGNLDSATEAEIMDILHNLNAEGRTIIMVTHEPGIAKQTKRQIMMKDGLIESETILEQSLPVS; translated from the coding sequence ATGAAGCTTGCTGCCCAAGTGATCGATCTCACCAAGTTCTATGATCTGGGGTCGGTGGTCGTCAAAGCGCTGCGGGGAGTGTCTACGGACTTCCCTGAAGGGGACTTTGTGGCCATTATGGGCTCCTCCGGAAGTGGTAAAAGTACCATGCTGAATCTGCTGGGGGCACTCGATCGACCCACCAGTGGCCAATACATCCTCGGCGGCCGCGATGTCTCTACGCTGGATGATGATGAACTCTCTGAGATGCGGAATGACATGATCGGATTTATCTTTCAGTCGTTCAACCTGATCACACAATACACGGTACTGGAAAACATTGAAGTCCCCCTGCTCTACCGGGCTGGTTACCCGGCGATTGGACGCGTCGAGCGGGAATGGTGCATGGAACTGGCCCGCATGGTCGGGCTCGGTGATCGCATGGATCACCGCCCTTTCCAGTTGTCCGGGGGGCAGCAACAGCGGGTGTCCATTGCCCGCGCGTTAGTCAATGACCCTCAAATTATCCTCGCAGACGAACCAACGGGTAACCTGGATTCTGCTACCGAAGCGGAAATCATGGATATCCTCCATAATTTGAATGCGGAGGGGCGTACCATCATAATGGTGACCCACGAACCGGGGATCGCCAAACAGACCAAGCGTCAGATTATGATGAAAGATGGTCTCATTGAGAGTGAAACCATCCTAGAACAGTCCCTCCCTGTCTCTTAA
- a CDS encoding HlyD family efflux transporter periplasmic adaptor subunit, with protein sequence MVEKGDVVCELDSSLLVDKEKQQQIQVTQTEAELKQAEENVEIQKTQNESDTSAAELALILAKLDLEKFLKGESQRDLNVKEGAITKAREDLQRAEEAFEFSKRIAKKGYKSQNDVEADRINVVKAEIDLEIAKEDLKVEKDYVQTRKHKELEADVDEKKRNLDRVIRQGIATQAQFDARLKASQLTYEVEKSELERIREQIVACKLIAPQNGQVVYANQDSGRRSSGEDVIEEGTEVRERQSIIQLPDFSQMKVDARIHESKISMINQGLPVDIRVDAFPEQLYRGIVDQVSSVPISSNWMRPDLKEYKATIRILPDNGDITKLKPGLTAEIEIRVDQRPDILQVPVQSVITIGEQRYMFILMPDGTSERREVKIGQASDTMIEILSGIEAGEEVILNPRTHFADELIELEEQLAMEKKKQAEKKGPGSVDAKSAGPAAGKAGGEKPRGESAEKKKPAGGNAGGMLQRLDKNSDGKISKDEAPERMQERFDELDANKDGFLDAAELSKLRGPGGGAGASGGGAGGSRPGGENRP encoded by the coding sequence ATGGTAGAGAAAGGGGACGTCGTTTGTGAACTCGATTCATCCCTGCTGGTGGATAAAGAAAAACAGCAGCAAATTCAGGTGACACAAACTGAAGCAGAGCTGAAGCAGGCCGAGGAAAATGTTGAGATCCAGAAGACGCAAAATGAAAGCGATACTTCGGCTGCCGAGCTGGCGTTAATTCTGGCGAAACTCGATCTGGAGAAATTCCTCAAAGGGGAATCTCAGCGAGACCTCAACGTGAAAGAAGGTGCCATTACCAAAGCGCGTGAGGACCTGCAGCGCGCCGAAGAAGCCTTTGAGTTTTCGAAGCGCATCGCCAAAAAAGGTTATAAAAGTCAGAACGACGTCGAGGCCGACCGCATCAATGTGGTAAAAGCAGAGATTGATCTGGAAATAGCCAAAGAAGATCTCAAAGTAGAAAAAGATTACGTACAGACCCGCAAACATAAAGAGCTGGAAGCAGACGTAGACGAAAAGAAACGAAACCTGGATCGTGTGATCCGTCAGGGCATCGCTACACAGGCTCAGTTCGATGCACGCCTCAAAGCCAGCCAGTTGACTTATGAAGTCGAGAAAAGTGAACTGGAACGTATTCGTGAGCAAATCGTGGCCTGTAAACTGATTGCACCACAAAATGGTCAGGTCGTTTACGCCAACCAGGACAGTGGTCGTCGCAGCAGTGGTGAAGATGTGATTGAAGAAGGGACAGAAGTCCGGGAACGTCAGTCCATTATTCAACTCCCCGACTTCTCGCAGATGAAAGTGGATGCCCGCATTCACGAATCAAAAATCAGTATGATCAATCAAGGCTTGCCTGTTGATATCCGCGTCGATGCCTTTCCGGAACAACTCTATCGAGGTATTGTCGACCAGGTTTCCTCTGTGCCGATTTCTTCCAACTGGATGCGACCTGACTTAAAAGAGTATAAAGCCACGATCAGAATTCTTCCTGACAATGGTGACATCACCAAGCTCAAGCCGGGTTTAACAGCCGAAATTGAAATTCGCGTTGATCAGCGCCCTGATATTTTACAGGTGCCGGTACAGTCGGTGATCACGATTGGCGAGCAGCGTTATATGTTTATTTTAATGCCAGATGGAACGTCAGAACGCCGAGAAGTCAAAATCGGTCAGGCCAGTGATACCATGATCGAAATTTTGTCTGGCATCGAAGCCGGTGAAGAAGTGATTTTGAACCCGCGGACCCACTTTGCCGATGAGCTGATCGAACTGGAAGAACAGCTGGCCATGGAAAAGAAAAAGCAGGCTGAGAAAAAGGGGCCCGGTAGTGTGGATGCGAAGTCGGCTGGTCCCGCAGCGGGAAAAGCAGGCGGTGAAAAACCTCGTGGTGAGTCGGCAGAGAAGAAAAAACCTGCCGGTGGAAATGCCGGGGGCATGTTGCAGCGTCTGGATAAGAACTCTGATGGAAAAATTTCCAAGGATGAAGCTCCGGAACGCATGCAGGAGCGCTTCGATGAACTGGATGCCAATAAGGACGGATTTCTGGACGCAGCAGAACTCAGTAAGCTCCGGGGTCCCGGCGGCGGAGCAGGTGCTTCCGGTGGTGGGGCAGGAGGTTCAAGGCCCGGCGGAGAAAACCGACCATGA
- a CDS encoding TolC family protein: MRRTNLISCCDTFKPVLSIATMVCLVVLSVGCSPTFWADQANSDSYEILAEKANDPAWEVPRYDVEPDPRSRFYDPYDPNHEPLPPDDPAANVYMHWLQCKKGYKSWHKFGRALSIENPDWLVQYGISPELSAEIAASGNSLPGTELPALEDVTLRETIDIANINSREYQFQIENLFLAALDLTFGRFQFDVRYLGVGGQNPQAELNRRRLANGTQELDLSSRMGVNQVLPSGAQWAVELANNTLWLFSGSNQTNSVSVLSYSLVQPLLFGAGRKVVLNNLTQDERNVLYQTRVLARFRKTFFTQNVAGGDGFLQLLQQLQVIYNERDNIKRLERQVEILRALSSQKPKVQSERLDKLPENWIIPPELVEKLEFDEEARMLSWKGEMTAEQEKRLLALSDEDAYQATVGELVQRIRTEVVTLDVAQLETRLAQSINRLRSLERAYQDALGRFKLFLGLPPNMPMSIDESLLKPFQLIDPLLPGIEQEIYDYVEVWAKVYVEDWEDPNLVPPTTAELLKVVEGLQVLQGRLEEDALLTLEQDIKNVDQLLGDSEEGVSEEILALRKRRFQSDEDRERVRQSTANDIRLYSGVRKEIQEMKSRLEGLKGFLSEETLSNDQKKRIILEMANLREDMLRTSQGMQVIEIGLRVELITLEPFTMDSTEAVRLGIENRLDLMNQRGFVMDARRLMEVRSNSLEAVLNVVVDGDISTPLGKNKPLDFRGSQAGLRAGIEFTAPLSLVQERNAYRESQIEYQRQRRTFMEAQDDVTFEIRQSWRQLNVLRQNFETSRVQIRLAALQYDSAVEATSDPAQAGRNQGLNLLNALSSVLEAQNSLISNWVNYEQNRLNIYRDMGIMEIDENGIWKDDFYQHRAGRIRPTNEHRQSTPGTTETRVTAGEDIQPVVFRPAAELNALTETEEEQAPQ, encoded by the coding sequence ATGAGGCGCACAAATCTGATTTCCTGTTGTGACACATTCAAGCCAGTCCTCTCTATTGCGACGATGGTCTGTCTGGTTGTGCTCTCAGTCGGTTGCTCTCCTACCTTCTGGGCCGATCAGGCCAACTCGGACAGTTATGAGATTCTGGCTGAGAAAGCCAACGACCCGGCATGGGAAGTGCCACGCTATGATGTGGAACCGGATCCACGCAGTCGGTTCTATGATCCGTATGACCCGAATCATGAGCCCCTGCCTCCCGACGATCCGGCGGCCAATGTTTACATGCACTGGTTGCAGTGTAAAAAAGGTTATAAGAGCTGGCATAAATTTGGCCGTGCACTCAGTATCGAAAACCCGGACTGGTTGGTGCAGTATGGGATCAGTCCTGAATTAAGTGCCGAAATCGCTGCTTCTGGCAATTCGTTACCCGGCACGGAATTACCGGCGCTGGAAGATGTCACACTGCGGGAAACAATTGATATCGCCAATATCAACAGTCGTGAGTATCAGTTTCAAATCGAAAATCTGTTCCTCGCTGCTTTGGATTTAACCTTTGGGCGTTTTCAGTTTGATGTTCGTTACCTGGGTGTGGGCGGTCAGAACCCTCAGGCTGAATTGAATCGCAGACGCCTGGCAAACGGGACCCAGGAACTGGACCTAAGCAGCCGAATGGGCGTCAATCAGGTTCTGCCCAGTGGTGCCCAATGGGCAGTTGAGCTGGCTAACAATACACTCTGGTTGTTTTCCGGATCGAATCAGACGAATTCTGTCAGTGTGCTTTCCTATTCCCTCGTGCAACCTCTGCTGTTTGGTGCAGGACGGAAGGTCGTTTTGAACAACCTGACGCAGGATGAGCGCAATGTGTTGTATCAGACGCGCGTTCTGGCCCGCTTCCGTAAAACCTTTTTTACTCAGAACGTGGCAGGTGGAGATGGTTTTCTGCAACTGTTGCAACAGCTGCAGGTGATTTACAACGAACGCGATAACATCAAACGACTCGAACGCCAGGTGGAAATCCTCAGGGCACTCTCTTCACAGAAACCCAAAGTGCAGTCTGAGCGTCTTGATAAACTGCCTGAGAACTGGATCATTCCACCAGAGCTGGTGGAGAAACTTGAATTCGATGAAGAGGCGCGAATGCTCTCCTGGAAAGGTGAGATGACAGCAGAGCAGGAAAAACGTCTGCTCGCGCTCAGCGATGAAGACGCTTATCAGGCGACCGTCGGCGAACTCGTGCAGCGGATTCGGACGGAAGTCGTCACACTGGATGTGGCCCAGTTGGAAACCAGGCTGGCCCAGTCGATCAACCGTCTCCGTTCTCTGGAACGGGCCTATCAGGATGCGCTGGGAAGATTCAAACTCTTTCTCGGTCTGCCCCCCAATATGCCAATGAGTATTGACGAATCTCTGCTGAAACCATTTCAGTTGATCGATCCCCTGTTGCCGGGTATTGAACAGGAGATTTATGACTATGTCGAAGTCTGGGCTAAGGTCTACGTGGAGGACTGGGAAGATCCCAATCTTGTCCCGCCGACCACTGCGGAACTGCTCAAGGTAGTGGAAGGTCTGCAAGTATTGCAGGGACGTCTCGAAGAAGATGCCCTGCTGACGCTTGAGCAGGATATTAAAAACGTGGATCAGCTGCTGGGTGACAGCGAGGAGGGGGTCTCTGAGGAAATTCTGGCCTTACGCAAACGCCGATTCCAGTCGGACGAAGACCGTGAACGGGTCCGTCAAAGCACAGCAAATGATATACGATTGTATTCTGGGGTTCGTAAGGAAATTCAGGAGATGAAAAGTCGTCTGGAAGGGCTGAAAGGCTTTTTGAGTGAAGAAACGCTCTCCAACGACCAGAAAAAACGAATTATCCTGGAAATGGCCAATTTGCGGGAAGACATGCTCAGAACCTCGCAGGGAATGCAGGTGATCGAGATAGGCTTGCGAGTCGAACTCATTACACTGGAACCATTTACGATGGATAGTACTGAGGCAGTGCGTCTTGGTATCGAGAATCGTCTGGACCTGATGAACCAGCGAGGATTCGTCATGGATGCCAGAAGATTGATGGAAGTGCGGTCTAATTCCCTGGAAGCGGTGTTAAATGTCGTAGTAGATGGAGACATAAGTACGCCTCTCGGCAAAAATAAGCCTCTTGACTTCCGCGGTAGTCAGGCGGGATTACGGGCTGGGATCGAATTTACGGCTCCGTTATCATTAGTACAGGAGCGAAATGCCTATCGTGAATCTCAAATCGAATATCAGCGGCAGCGTCGTACCTTTATGGAAGCGCAAGACGATGTGACATTTGAGATTCGTCAGAGCTGGCGACAGCTGAATGTGCTCCGTCAAAACTTCGAAACATCACGGGTTCAGATTCGACTTGCGGCACTGCAGTACGACAGTGCAGTCGAAGCCACCTCAGACCCGGCCCAGGCTGGTCGAAACCAGGGGTTAAATCTGTTAAATGCGTTATCATCAGTATTGGAAGCACAAAACAGTTTAATCAGCAACTGGGTAAATTATGAACAAAACCGACTTAACATCTATCGAGATATGGGTATCATGGAGATAGATGAAAATGGTATTTGGAAAGACGATTTCTATCAACACCGCGCGGGAAGAATCAGGCCTACCAATGAGCACCGCCAATCCACCCCAGGAACAACTGAAACAAGAGTCACTGCAGGAGAAGACATCCAACCAGTCGTCTTCCGACCTGCAGCAGAACTCAACGCACTCACCGAAACAGAAGAAGAGCAAGCGCCTCAATAA
- a CDS encoding MarR family winged helix-turn-helix transcriptional regulator, with translation MAQESNTKFDSISGPADWRSLQHHESVEQIDLLIRTAHLIRVALNQSFSQLEINEVRYSALKVIDSVTEAGCSQSELARKLGQSESNICTLIERMEGDQLVVRRQSQKDRRKRVLEVTEQGAQLLERVKTFHGIVSQRLLATLSADQRRQLNGMLQSLLKSAHIQRSQRETVKTFPGSEGPFPFQGTPAA, from the coding sequence ATGGCACAGGAAAGTAATACGAAATTCGATTCCATCTCCGGTCCTGCCGACTGGCGTTCTCTGCAACATCATGAGAGCGTCGAGCAGATTGATCTTTTGATCCGCACCGCACATTTAATCCGGGTGGCATTGAATCAAAGTTTCTCGCAACTGGAGATCAATGAAGTTCGCTATTCTGCTTTGAAGGTGATTGACTCGGTTACAGAAGCCGGCTGTTCACAATCGGAACTGGCCCGAAAGCTGGGGCAGTCCGAGTCAAATATCTGTACTCTGATCGAACGCATGGAAGGTGACCAGCTGGTTGTGCGGCGTCAGTCACAGAAAGACCGACGGAAACGCGTGCTGGAAGTGACTGAGCAGGGCGCACAATTGCTGGAACGGGTGAAGACCTTTCATGGCATTGTTTCGCAGCGACTGCTGGCAACTCTCTCTGCTGATCAGAGAAGACAGTTGAATGGCATGTTGCAGTCGTTATTAAAGTCAGCACACATTCAACGTTCTCAAAGGGAAACCGTCAAAACATTTCCCGGTTCAGAGGGGCCATTTCCCTTTCAGGGTACGCCCGCTGCTTAA
- a CDS encoding sulfatase family protein: MKQSDRAHHTVYKYASPLIALFLLLTSVADLNAAPGPNVIVIYADDLGYGDLGCFGHPTIKTPALDQMAAEGMKFTQFYSAAPVCTPSRAALLTGRYPIRSGMCSDKRRVLFPNSGGGIPASEVTLAEALKAAGYKTACVGKWHLGHLPQFLPTNNGFDSYFGIPYSNDMDRVADRKHGRSIFLKPEVKFWNVPLMRNTEVVELPADQTTITKRYTEEAIKLIQQNKQQPFFIYLAHNMPHVPLFRSPEFQDKSRRGLYGDVIEEIDWSVGEVLKELKTQGLDQNTIVWFCSDNGPWLIFNEQGGSAGLLRDGKGSTWEGGMREPTIAWWPGHIPSGSVSQELGSTMDIYTTSIKLAGGSVPTDQVVDGVDLTPVLLKKENSPREELAYYRGTKLMAFRKGPWKAHFITKPAYGREPFQEHDPPVLYHLEHDPSEKYDVAQDHPDVIKELKAAAEQHHKTVKPVPSQLEIPLPN; this comes from the coding sequence ATGAAACAATCAGACCGCGCTCATCACACAGTATATAAATACGCATCCCCCCTTATCGCCCTATTCTTGCTATTAACCTCAGTCGCCGATCTCAACGCAGCCCCCGGTCCGAATGTCATCGTGATCTACGCTGACGACCTTGGATACGGGGACCTGGGCTGCTTCGGGCACCCGACGATTAAGACGCCGGCCTTGGATCAGATGGCAGCAGAAGGAATGAAATTTACCCAGTTTTACTCCGCGGCTCCGGTGTGCACTCCCAGTCGGGCAGCGTTGTTAACGGGTCGCTATCCGATTCGTTCAGGTATGTGCAGCGACAAACGGCGCGTCCTGTTCCCCAATTCCGGCGGGGGAATTCCTGCAAGTGAAGTCACACTTGCAGAAGCTTTGAAAGCAGCCGGGTATAAAACAGCTTGCGTCGGTAAGTGGCACCTGGGTCATCTGCCCCAGTTTCTGCCCACAAACAATGGCTTTGACAGCTATTTTGGAATTCCTTACTCCAACGATATGGATCGAGTCGCAGACCGAAAGCACGGACGCAGTATTTTCCTCAAGCCGGAAGTCAAGTTCTGGAATGTCCCCCTGATGCGTAATACAGAAGTCGTCGAACTACCGGCTGACCAGACCACGATCACGAAACGTTATACGGAAGAGGCTATTAAACTGATTCAGCAGAATAAGCAGCAGCCTTTCTTCATCTACCTTGCACACAACATGCCTCATGTACCTCTTTTTCGCTCCCCGGAGTTTCAGGACAAAAGTCGGCGCGGACTGTATGGAGACGTGATTGAGGAAATCGACTGGAGTGTGGGTGAGGTTCTGAAAGAACTCAAAACACAAGGGCTGGACCAGAATACAATTGTCTGGTTTTGCAGCGATAATGGCCCCTGGCTGATCTTTAATGAGCAGGGAGGGTCAGCCGGCCTGCTTCGGGACGGGAAGGGCAGTACCTGGGAAGGAGGGATGCGTGAACCAACGATCGCCTGGTGGCCCGGCCACATTCCTTCGGGTTCGGTATCGCAGGAACTGGGAAGTACAATGGACATCTATACGACATCCATTAAGCTGGCGGGGGGCTCCGTTCCGACCGACCAAGTGGTGGATGGAGTCGATCTCACTCCTGTATTATTGAAAAAGGAAAACAGCCCGCGTGAGGAACTGGCCTATTATCGAGGCACGAAACTGATGGCGTTTCGAAAGGGCCCCTGGAAAGCACACTTCATCACCAAACCTGCTTATGGTCGCGAACCATTTCAGGAACACGATCCACCGGTTTTATACCATCTGGAACATGATCCGTCTGAAAAGTATGACGTGGCCCAAGACCATCCTGATGTCATCAAGGAGCTCAAAGCTGCCGCAGAACAGCATCATAAAACGGTGAAACCGGTCCCGTCACAGTTGGAAATCCCGTTGCCGAATTAG
- a CDS encoding sugar phosphate isomerase/epimerase family protein encodes MFVAASSRCFSDESFEVSCERLTDLEFDKIEIWMSEESDHLKPSEVVASPEDFYSRFREATRLTPIAFCLENDISPAGFKSLCKAAKMLRIAQITIPASPLGTPFNTEIDRLKALLEIASRDGIRLSIKTKTGQLTEDPRTATELCQSVKGLGLTLDPSYYTCGPFSNTSYDLVFPYVCHIHLRDSTADQIQVPVGLGEIDYSRLISMLERQEYHQFLSVELLPELLKDTDRALELRKLRMLLESVVI; translated from the coding sequence GTGTTTGTAGCTGCATCATCACGTTGTTTTTCTGATGAATCGTTTGAAGTCAGTTGTGAGCGTCTCACCGATCTGGAGTTCGACAAAATCGAAATCTGGATGAGTGAAGAGAGCGACCATCTGAAACCATCTGAAGTCGTTGCGTCACCGGAAGATTTTTATTCACGTTTTCGAGAAGCGACCCGGTTGACCCCTATCGCCTTCTGCCTGGAGAACGATATCTCACCGGCCGGGTTCAAATCCTTGTGCAAAGCAGCCAAGATGTTGCGGATTGCACAGATCACCATCCCGGCTTCTCCACTGGGGACGCCGTTTAATACGGAAATTGACCGACTCAAAGCATTACTGGAAATTGCCAGCCGCGATGGAATTCGACTTTCCATCAAAACCAAAACCGGGCAACTGACCGAAGATCCGAGGACGGCAACAGAACTCTGTCAATCTGTCAAAGGTCTCGGCCTGACGCTTGATCCGAGTTATTACACTTGCGGCCCATTCAGTAATACTTCATACGACCTGGTATTTCCGTATGTCTGTCACATTCACCTGCGTGATTCCACCGCCGACCAGATTCAGGTTCCAGTCGGTCTGGGAGAAATCGATTACAGCCGCCTGATCAGCATGCTGGAACGTCAGGAATATCACCAGTTCCTCTCAGTGGAACTTCTCCCGGAACTGTTGAAAGATACTGACCGGGCGCTGGAACTGCGAAAATTGAGAATGCTGCTGGAATCCGTTGTGATCTGA
- a CDS encoding 30S ribosomal protein S1 → MSSERPSTEEVNTSEEALEAKSPADQEQPETPQESDAGVNEATSSASAETPQPETPAEPEAAASQEAEKAERKVQLKPKVDPAQFKAIPAKGSSVAPANKEGGDAEASAEPTQEQLQEAAMMQIAEAAEPVDIPPAVDDLDGDLEAELAAALSGQGAQELPKTLSDEEIAAEAKSEDATAPATPATKSGAAAEEGVGEGDRLKGVVESINNDDVFIDLGAKAMGVPGIVPLRQFGEKTPVIGQEVDVKVTSVKEAEGLIQLSLPRGHHKPAGDWDAVSAGQVVECVVNKSNKGGLEVNVGSLRGFLPASQVDLYFVGDLEPFVGQKLTVQITEVNPKKRNLVVSRRKYLESEREEIQKELWEKLAIGQEHTGTVKNIKDYGAFVDLGGIDGFLHIGEISWNRIKHPKDALSEHQQINVKILKIDKEKNRISLGMKQLQQDPWQSAEDRYATGSTISGKVTRTTDFGAFIELEPGLEGLIHISELDHRRVKRVTEVLTTGQETSAKVLEVDPNRKRISLSIKALIDKPEAAEAPVEDQPSYERKRKGPLLGGNADESAGGGSGGLFGNPKDYK, encoded by the coding sequence ATGAGTTCAGAACGACCATCTACTGAAGAAGTCAATACGAGTGAAGAAGCTTTGGAAGCGAAATCACCAGCCGATCAGGAACAGCCGGAGACTCCACAGGAGTCCGACGCCGGCGTGAATGAGGCAACCTCTTCAGCTTCCGCTGAAACTCCACAGCCCGAAACTCCTGCGGAACCAGAGGCTGCCGCCTCACAGGAAGCGGAAAAAGCGGAACGCAAAGTCCAGTTGAAGCCGAAAGTGGACCCGGCACAGTTCAAAGCCATTCCTGCAAAAGGTTCGAGTGTTGCTCCTGCTAACAAGGAAGGGGGCGATGCAGAAGCTTCAGCTGAACCCACACAGGAACAGCTTCAGGAAGCGGCCATGATGCAGATTGCAGAAGCTGCCGAACCTGTCGATATTCCTCCAGCAGTGGATGATCTGGACGGTGATCTGGAAGCAGAACTCGCAGCCGCCCTGTCAGGTCAGGGAGCACAGGAACTTCCGAAAACTCTGAGTGATGAAGAAATCGCCGCCGAAGCAAAATCGGAAGATGCAACTGCACCAGCCACTCCAGCTACAAAATCAGGCGCAGCAGCAGAAGAAGGAGTTGGCGAAGGCGATCGGTTGAAAGGGGTTGTGGAATCCATCAATAACGACGACGTCTTCATCGATCTCGGTGCCAAAGCAATGGGAGTCCCTGGAATTGTTCCCCTGCGACAGTTTGGCGAGAAAACACCTGTCATCGGACAGGAAGTGGATGTGAAAGTCACCAGTGTCAAAGAAGCGGAAGGTCTGATTCAGCTTTCGCTGCCACGTGGTCATCACAAACCCGCTGGTGACTGGGATGCCGTTTCAGCCGGTCAGGTCGTCGAATGTGTTGTCAACAAATCAAATAAAGGGGGACTGGAAGTCAACGTGGGAAGCCTGAGAGGTTTTCTGCCCGCCAGCCAGGTCGACCTGTATTTTGTGGGTGATCTCGAACCTTTCGTCGGTCAGAAACTGACTGTTCAGATTACAGAAGTGAACCCCAAGAAACGTAATCTGGTTGTGAGTCGTCGCAAGTATCTCGAATCAGAACGCGAAGAAATCCAGAAAGAGCTGTGGGAAAAACTGGCCATCGGTCAGGAACATACCGGGACCGTGAAAAATATCAAAGATTATGGTGCCTTCGTGGATCTGGGAGGCATTGATGGCTTCCTGCACATTGGCGAGATCAGCTGGAACCGGATCAAGCATCCTAAAGATGCCTTGAGCGAACATCAGCAGATCAATGTGAAAATTCTGAAGATCGATAAAGAAAAGAATCGCATCAGTCTGGGGATGAAGCAACTGCAGCAGGATCCCTGGCAGTCAGCCGAAGACCGTTATGCAACCGGTTCGACGATCTCCGGCAAAGTGACCCGTACGACAGACTTTGGTGCGTTCATCGAACTGGAGCCAGGCCTGGAAGGTTTGATTCATATCAGTGAACTCGATCATCGTCGCGTGAAACGGGTGACGGAAGTACTGACTACCGGTCAGGAGACTTCTGCAAAGGTTCTGGAAGTGGATCCCAACCGGAAACGGATCAGTCTGTCGATTAAAGCGTTGATCGACAAACCAGAGGCCGCCGAAGCACCGGTAGAAGATCAGCCCTCTTATGAGCGCAAACGCAAAGGGCCACTCTTGGGTGGAAACGCGGATGAATCAGCCGGCGGTGGAAGCGGCGGTCTGTTTGGTAATCCCAAAGATTACAAATAA
- a CDS encoding formylglycine-generating enzyme family protein, with protein MNEFKKAVWAWQKVALVTLTCFMLCGLTTLSAAEKPAASPADSGGKSELFKVFVKELVPITPGKGKFPRSFQMGSTTGEPAERPVHKVTMSDDFWMSRYEVPQNLYQAVMGNNPSRWGGPRNSAEMFDWKTAREFCAKLTAELRKAKLIAAEEEIRLPSEAEWEYCCRAGTNTEYSFGNQPQKPGDEDKQARILDEYAWHTGNAAGNDPPVGALKPNPWGLYDMHGYLWEFVADPWHDSYENAPGDGSVWGSRTDDQPVVVRGGAWTDRFEQLRSAFRNRVTATTVSPALGLRCVKAKVKKSEN; from the coding sequence ATGAACGAATTCAAAAAAGCCGTCTGGGCCTGGCAAAAGGTTGCCCTGGTCACTCTTACGTGTTTCATGCTGTGCGGGCTGACAACACTGTCTGCAGCTGAAAAACCGGCTGCATCCCCTGCAGACTCTGGTGGAAAATCAGAGTTGTTCAAAGTGTTTGTCAAAGAGCTGGTGCCGATCACACCCGGAAAAGGGAAGTTTCCCCGGTCATTTCAAATGGGATCCACAACAGGGGAACCTGCAGAAAGACCTGTTCATAAAGTTACAATGTCAGACGATTTCTGGATGAGTCGATACGAAGTCCCTCAGAATCTGTATCAGGCTGTGATGGGCAACAATCCCAGCCGCTGGGGAGGCCCACGCAATTCGGCGGAAATGTTTGACTGGAAGACTGCCAGAGAATTCTGCGCCAAACTGACAGCCGAATTAAGGAAAGCGAAGCTGATTGCGGCGGAAGAAGAGATTCGTCTACCCAGCGAAGCCGAGTGGGAGTACTGCTGCCGGGCCGGGACGAACACGGAATACAGTTTTGGTAATCAGCCACAGAAACCGGGGGATGAGGACAAACAGGCCCGTATTCTGGACGAATATGCATGGCATACCGGGAATGCCGCAGGAAATGACCCGCCTGTGGGGGCTCTGAAGCCGAATCCATGGGGTCTGTATGACATGCATGGATATCTGTGGGAGTTCGTCGCCGATCCCTGGCATGACAGCTATGAAAATGCGCCCGGAGATGGCAGCGTCTGGGGCTCGAGAACCGATGATCAGCCTGTTGTCGTGCGCGGCGGCGCCTGGACGGACCGCTTCGAACAACTGCGTTCCGCCTTTCGTAACAGGGTGACCGCAACTACTGTCAGTCCTGCACTGGGGTTACGATGTGTGAAGGCAAAAGTGAAAAAATCGGAAAACTAG